ATAGCCAAAGAAGACGATTATTGGACATCATTATGTTTCGCTCGAAATGTCAATGATTTCTTCATAATGAGTTCCATTTAACATCATTAAAAAAGACCACTTTGTCGTACACTTAGAGGAGCCACAAAAATTCAGATCTTCTAGGAAGCGCTCGAAGCGTTTCACCAGCTACGTTCATCAGAactttctcgtttttttgcgatGAATTAATACAACtcttccgttttctttttccgtttttttctcgcAGGAACGCTACTGCATTCAGCTTTATCGTCTGGTTTGGTGCACCATCCATACGCCATTACACTCAAGATGTGTACGAGGGTCCGCAGAACTAGCAGAAAATTAATGATCATCAAATCAAAGATGAAGTGTCAGTAGGCAGCACCCAGTAGCGAAAGCTTTCCTCCTTCAAATGGAATACCTTACCGTACGCAAGGAaccgtctgtgtgtgtgtgcgtaagtGAGAGCTAGAGCGTGCTAGAGGTGGGTGGTTTTTaagtgtggtgtggtgtgcgaAAAAGGTTCTGCGCCCAACCTAGTGAGTGGCGGTGCACAAGGGGACAAAGGGGCGCGCGGGGAGCGCAGAGTGAAGTCGGGGCCGTACCGGACAGTGTGTGGTGGTCCTGCGTCCGTATCTGTATGATGAATCCTTCCAACGATGACTCGCCAAAATACATGGTCTCATCCTCGTCATCCTCGCACCTGCAGTCGGCCGCCGCTCTGCTGGCTTCCTCGCTCGGACTTGCCGACAGCGGTCTGTTCTTCAATCAAAGTGCCCGTGATCGGGACGTTGGCGCACTGGCGACGTCATCGGCGtcggcggcggcagcagcagcagcggaatCTGCGCTGGAAAGCGCCACTGCCAGCGCGGACACGCTGTCCATATTCGACGCGTCCGGAAGTAGCATAATGCTGCAGGGTTTCTCATCGACCGCACCCATCGGCAgcacgatggagacgcccggtgcgGACGAATCGATCGTCGATGGGGCGGGCGGAGGCGAATGGATCGAcgtggtgctgctggtgctgaagGCTTCCATCATGATTTTCATCATTGTGGCGGCAATCTTCGGCAATTTGCTCGTCATCATCTCCGTCAAACGCCACAGGAAGTTAAGGTAAGCCCGATGGAACGCGCTTCGCTGCGGGTCTCCTCGAGCGAAACAATCGCGAAGAAAGGAGCACCAAGGCCTGAAGTGTCCGGATCGAATCGCGGGTTTACGGGTTCGGGGCGGACGTGCTAATGCGTCAACATTGCCCACCAGGGAACGCAGGTTGTGGTGTCGACGAAATGATCATTAGTGTTGTAAAATGCGCAACTAATGGTGGTGAAGTTTTGGGGGGACCGAACCCGCTGCAGACTATCGTCCGGCTAAAATGTCTTAATCGTCGCTATCCTCCCTTTTGCAGGGTAATCACGAACTATTTCGTCGTATCGCTCGCCATGGCTGACATCATGGTGGCAATGATGGCCATGACATTCAACTTTAGTGTACAATTAACGGGAAGGTAAGCAATAGTTGGTGGGAGCCActtgttattctttttttttgtgtgcttttttgcgATCAGGAAAACCAAATTGTGGTTTTGGGTCGATGACTAACACTGCATGAAGTGCTCTTGTTACGTAGTAAtataaaactttaaataaatacttcaaaatgattatttatgaATCACTTAGTTGCGTAAAACATTTCGTAATTTATTTCCTTATCTTTGGTGGACATTTCTTACACAGCTGGAAGTTTGGGTCGTTCATGTGCGATGTGTGGAACAGCCTGGATGTCTACTTCTCCACCGCCAGTATACTTCACCTTTGCTGTATTTCAGTGGATAGGTACGTGTGGTAGgccaatttaatttcaattgctAATTTAAGCACAAACGTTGCAGTAATTTAATCCAACACGGACACCTTTAGCTTCGATAACTCAATGCTAGTCTATCACACTCTTCGGGGTTCACGATTTTTCATTGCAGATATTATGCCATAGTGAAACCACTTAAGTATCCGATAAGCATGACGAAGCGAGTCGTAGCGATAATGTTATTAACTACCTGGATATCACCAGCGCTGTTGTCATTCGTGCCGATCTTTGCCGGTAAGTAGTGGGTGTTGAAGCGAATGAGTTTGCAATAAAACTAATAATCGAACCATTTTCATGAACGTCCACACGAACGAAGCATACGAAGCATAAGGGTAGCGATAATGCGGTGATAATCGTTTCGCGTTTCAATGTTGCATCGTTCGTTGACAGTCAACCTATTACACTCGCATCGACAAACTCATTACACTGTATGGAAGAAAATAAGCTCACCGAAGCATAAAATACTGTTCGAATAATAGTATAATAATatagtaataaaataataataatagtaatattaATCAAATCAATGGACATTCAGGCAAATGAGGTCTACAGTAGGTCTAAATCATGTCTACATCATCAAATCATAGAACGGAATCAACATATTCGGTGTTAGTTTGAGTGTTTTCTGTTAATCGACCGTACATTCTTCAGATATCGGTTGTTCCGATCGTGCCACCTCAAGGACGATCTATATCATTTATCAAAAAACCATCGAGAGTCGATTCgaatgaataattaatcattACCCCACAATGTGTCACGTTCTTGTACACTTATTTTCGCTCAATGCGGCCACCACCAGGTTGGTACACCACGGACAAGCACCGGAAGGAAGTGCTGCTGAACCCGGACAGTTGCCTGTTCATCGTCAACAAGCCGTACGCGGTCATCTCCAGCTCCATCTCGTTCTTCATCCCCTGCACGATCATGGTGTTCACGTACTTCCAGATATTCCGCGAGGCCAACCGGCAGGAGAAGCAGCTGGCCCTCCGGCAAGGCACTGCCATGCTGATGCACCAACACAACGTGGGCGGGGGCGCGGGCGGTGGCAGCGGGGGCGGCACCAACGGGGAGGCGCTCAGTGGCAGCGGGTCGTCCAAGACGCTTACCATGCACGAGGTGGACGCGGAACAGACACCGACCAAGGATCGGCATCTGATCAAGATGAAGCGAGAGCACAAGGCTGCCCGAACGCTCGGCATCATTATGGGCACGTTCATACTGTGCTGGCTTCCGTTTTTCCTCTGGTAAGTGTGCGTCACAGCTGACTGGCCACCCGAACACCCGACCTGAGTTGAAGTTTCTTTGGTTTGACTTCCC
The Anopheles moucheti chromosome 2, idAnoMoucSN_F20_07, whole genome shotgun sequence genome window above contains:
- the LOC128299362 gene encoding octopamine receptor beta-2R; translated protein: MMNPSNDDSPKYMVSSSSSSHLQSAAALLASSLGLADSGLFFNQSARDRDVGALATSSASAAAAAAAESALESATASADTLSIFDASGSSIMLQGFSSTAPIGSTMETPGADESIVDGAGGGEWIDVVLLVLKASIMIFIIVAAIFGNLLVIISVKRHRKLRVITNYFVVSLAMADIMVAMMAMTFNFSVQLTGSWKFGSFMCDVWNSLDVYFSTASILHLCCISVDRYYAIVKPLKYPISMTKRVVAIMLLTTWISPALLSFVPIFAGWYTTDKHRKEVLLNPDSCLFIVNKPYAVISSSISFFIPCTIMVFTYFQIFREANRQEKQLALRQGTAMLMHQHNVGGGAGGGSGGGTNGEALSGSGSSKTLTMHEVDAEQTPTKDRHLIKMKREHKAARTLGIIMGTFILCWLPFFLWYIITSLCDKCPNPDIVVALVFWIGYFNSTLNPLIYAYFNRDFREAFRNTLDCMFCAWWRRETSPLDINVRRASLRYDCRAKSVYSESYLRPSSQTDRFHSEIGESL